gggatgtagaaataagcggtgaaaatgtgtagaagaaatatttaacaatttaacacgttggaaaaagcaaaaacaaactgtgaagaaaaggcgtcaaaaacgtcgaaaaagttgacgggaagacaacacaagggttaatggcTCTCCCTCTCTATAATGGAAGTAGTTTGAGATTTCTATGTTGAACAGCAAAAAAGGTATTAAAGATAGAAATAGTTGGTATTGCAATTTTACGACGGTCCCTAAGTACATCTATTGTGACGGGTGCGTTGGACAGACATTCAGTTCTTTGCGCTCTTAAATGCATCGTCATTGTTGGTGATTTTTAGTTAAAAATAACTGTGAAACGTCTGTTTAAATTAGCTCTCCAACGTACCCTGAAACTGAGTGAAATCGAGGCTTTAACAAAGACCTATTGAAGGTAACATCCGTGAAAACCGACGAATGTCAAACATTAAACTAACTTCACCCCGTAAGTAGATCCTGCAAGTTTCCAACCTCCTAATTTCCTTGTTTGACTGACGTTATTCCTTCTACTGGATCGTGTTGTGTAACTGGAGTGAATAAATTATTCCAAGAACTTCAGCTTACTTTTTTCCCCCGTTGCGTTACTGGCAAACAATAACTTTTCTGCAAACTTTATTTTCGCTAGCCTACTATTAGACGCCATGATGGCATGTTTGCCGTAAAACTGAGATGTCGGGGACGTCAGTCAAGACTGTCGTAACTTTGTAAACTGTAACGTTGTCGTAAAACCATTGGACTTTCAAAGCTGTTCAATTCTAccttctcccttttctctctttgttactaaaacatttttcttcttctttctctcattttatTTCCTGATGTAAGCTTTATAGCAGCCTTAGGCTGTGGTTATGTGTTCTAACCTTTTATTtacttctttattttattttattttaattttgtgtgtgtgttggttgtttGTCTATCTCTGTATTGTAGtgtctttataaattatagtgtggtctagaccaacTCTGTAATCAACAGCTCTGTAAAGTGtactgagataacttctgttatgatttgacactataaatacttATTGATTTACATAATTGAATTTGATTTGATTGTAACATGGACACTGTGGCTTTTCACTTGATTATTTTGCGATAAAATGCATTGCAAAGTGCAAATGCTTATTTTCAGACCTCTATTGTTGCAGTGCAGTTAGCTAAAATATCTCGCAAAGATAATATATTAGAAAGTAATATACACCGTTGACTGAGGTTGCAGTGTATTTTGGCCCCAAACTGTTTGCGGTAAGTACGGTTAGGACTGACTAATAGAGTGGGGAATTGTGATGTTAAATCACATCTGGCCGTGGTCACACTTACTCTAATTACAataaaaactttatttgtataacaCAATCATTTGTTTTCATGGTCATTACGAAGCACCTGACAGAACATTTCCACCAAACTGCTGTCTGTACACACAGTGACTTCCAGTCAGcatgacactgaatttgaataAACACCTGTCTAAGTTAGCAGGTTATTTGAATCCTGTCAAACACAATGGACTGAAAGTTAATGATAGGAAATATCTTAACACCACGAGTGATTCAAATGCTTATGTTTGGATCTAAACATTGCATCATGAAAGATTTgagcacaaaaaaacacaaatctaACAAATTATTCCAGTTCAAACTTTTTGTTCCTGAAATATCCTCACTGTGGAAGAGTAATGTGAAAAGAACATTTGCCTGCCACGATTAAGAGTATAAAGTGACACGGAATCCATCATTTGTTTGACAACATGCAAACACAACCTGTCCTGGTTGCTGGGTGGGTTCACTAAGACAGAAGCATTTATATATCTTTGGATCAGAACGAGTGAATAGCAGTCGGTGAGTTTGGATGCGCAGGAGAAAGATCAAAAACAAGCTCTGCTGAGAAGGTGAGTGTCCTTTAATTAAGTAACAGTTTTCAGTTAATATTATTTCATTGCTTTTGCTTGGATATTAACCAACACTGTGTCAATGTTTATGAACATTAACATTTAGAATTACCATTTTCCAGTCATTGACTCAAGTTGGTGAAAAACAAGAGACCAGTAGCCTTCTGTAAATTAACTTgtccattttttcttttaactttacacatatatctttTGAAGGTAACTAAACGAAAAATACCCAGTAGTGTTTGCTAgtatctgaaaataaaatgtaatcgTTAAAAAATTATCTGTTAGGTTCCATAAAACTTGaattagaaatgtattttttgtataaagGTTGCCTATTaatataaatgtacttttgatacCTGAAAGGGATTTATATACTTTTGATACCTAAGAGAAGAAATTTAAGAACGGTTGTACAACTGAATAGAGATTTAGATATTTCAATATCTTATAACTGAAATATCACCTCATTTTATTTTCCTATTAACCTAAGCAATTGCTTTTATTACTGAATAGTAATTGAGAGAACTGATTTGGCCTTATCTacaggtggaggaggtggagatttGAGAAACGCTACGCAGGGGAGGTCCGGTCCAGAGAGGGATGATGAATCACATCGACTCTTCAGATCTCAGAGACTTCCAGGGTTTAGAGATTCCCAGTTCAGTTGGCTGCGTGGCGAGCTACAGGATCCAGACTCTGAACTTTGACGGGTTGCCCTGGATTCCTTCTTCATGGTGGTAGGACAAAGAGAAACCAAAGTCATATGGGCCCCAACGTTGAACATCTCTGAATTCTTGTCATCAAAGAACAATTGAGCTCATAGAACTGAAAAGAGTTTCTGTTATGTGcgcactttatttattttagttgttATTTTTCATACCTGTGTTTATCTGTATGTATGCCATGTTTCTGTGTATATTAATACACTTCTCAAACTGTATCCTGGTTTCCTAGTCTCTTTATTGATGTTCAATTCTCTGGCTCTTACCAATCTAGTTTTCTTCTGATTCTAATCCAAATTCACACTGATATCAACTACATAACACTACTATGAGCTATTTCACAAATGTACATTCTTACTACATCGTAATAAGGGTTACGAATACTGTTTTTACTTGTGTTTCTGTTGTATCTGCTAGCCTTTGCAACTCATTTATAAATGCTTTGTAAAGCATAGCAAGTCCTCACTTTAGATGGGCTCACGCCATGTAGTCAACTAATCAGTAGTAACTCATGAGTTAATCATGAATTGATGTTTTGGTAAGTGCTTGTTAAAGATGCATTAACACACTAACTATCCATAGGCATATTTGTGAAGGCATGTCCAAATAGAacaatacatgtgtgtgtccaGGTTCTGGTAGCCTTTGCAACTCATTTATAAATGCTTTGTAAAGCATAGAAAGTATTCACTTTAGATGGGCTCACACAATATACTTAACTAATCATCAGTAACTCTTGAATTAGTCATGGATTACATTATTGGTAAGCATTTGTAACAGATGTGTTAACACCCCAGCTATTAGTTTAGGCCTTTTTCTAaatcataacattttatttaagacATGAACAAATGTAGTTGTAGATAGTCTGTTAATAATTAACTTTTAGTTAATAAAGggaaaattatttaatttaccAATGGTTTTTGCAATGCTTATTAAGTGTCAGACTTCTATTTATAAACATAATTATTGAGAGCTTTATTTACTATGAACAAACCATTAACCATTATCTAATAGGTAACTAATGCTTAACAAATGATGAATTATGGATAGTTATTATAAAGTGCTACCgtatttttttctcttgaatcaataatacatttatattgtatcAACCACTGTGTTAAATGACTCACTCACAAATTACACATTTCTTAACATTTGAATTTTATTCATAGGATGTTCATGATAAGACAATATTGTTTAACATTAACATCCTCAGTACATCTACATACATGTATCTATAATGTAATGAAATCATGTTTAACCTATATGGCACATTAAGATCATTTGCCCCTCACCTGAAAACTTACAATGTATGTTTGCACCCAACTAATAAAGCTGGCCAGAATTGCTAAAAATGCACAAAGAAGAGTATTGAAAGGATTTGAAAATTTGTATAACACTTTTTAcagtttgtttctttgtaatgTACTGActgtttttgttatgtttaaatCAGATCAGATGTCAATTGCCTGCTCTTTCATTCTCTGTATTTACCATGTGTCAATGATGTTCACTGTAATGGACAATTGCTATATACaatcaccaaaataaaatattccaaAATGGGCGCCATTTGTTGTGGTTTGGTTTTTGAAGATAACCTGTGTTTTGCCAATGATTGTATCTTGACTGAATGCCTTCTGAAAATGTTAGAAATCCTGATGCACATACAGTTTTTAAGTTAATTAAAGCGCTGTTAATGATTAAATGTTTAACAACCAACAATACAAATTTTGACCAAAAAGAATTAAACACTCAAAAAgcatattaaaacaaaaataaaaaatataaaaaacgttttgttgttaaaagaaatataggctataatccatataattaaatttaaaactGCTAGTTAACTTGCGAGTAAAAaccaggcccccaggaagtgtgCCAGGCTTTGACATTGCAGCCAAACAGTGAAATAAGAAAGAACACAACAAACATCAAGGTTGAAGCAAGGTTAGTGGTGCACGTACTATTGATTTTTAGAGACAGTTATTGCAAAAGCTCTTTTGGAAATGAATGATATCAGATTATACTTTTGTCTAACAAGCCATCAGTAACTGCCAAAAATCTACCAGTTTGATGCATATTAGAACTGCATGGTGTAAGGACAATCGCAATGAGCCTTACTCCTAAGGAAGGAATGCAATCACCAAGCGTAAGGGCTACACTTCTGTGTAATTTTAAAATTTGACACAGACATTTCATTACTATGATAGTATTGTTTGACCTAGAAAGTAGACCCTAGAGCTCAACATGGTGTTGCATTCTAGCTGCATCTTTGTAAATGTTGGTAGCAGCCCTGATCGCAGATTTCATAGATGTCTCGATCCAAGCGTGAGGGAAGGCTGTGTGTTCACCTGCAAAATGCACCCTGCCTTCACGTCTGAAGAGCTCTTCAGAGTACTCTAAATGTTGGTAGGGTGTGAAGAGAGCGAAGGCACCCAAGCTGTGAGGATCCGCGCTCCACCTCTTCACCACCACCCCTGTGCAGAGAGATTTGACCTCCTCACCGTGGATCTTTGCCAAATCTCTCAGAGCCAGCTCTTTCAAGTCTTCATCGCTCAAACCTAAGAAGAGGAGGGAATCGTCAGACCAGGTGTAGGAGGCCAGGAGGACGCCAATCTTCTCATTGGTTGGGAAACTGTGGCTGGGGTAGTAGATGAAACGGGATGGCCAGTCGGTGATGCTCTTTCCACCTCGGATGCCATCCTTCTCCCAGAACTTCTCGCTGAAGGTGAGGATGATTTTAGTGGAGCTGTCATAGTGGACTGCCCTCAGTGCCTCCATCTTTTTGATGGAGAGAGGTGGATCAAAGTCAATGAAGAGGGCTGCTTTGGCTGTGGTTGTTACCAGGACAACGTCAGCGGAAAGATCTGTCAAAGAGGACTGTTGTCCTGTCTGGTACGAGACTACTACACCTTTATTTGACTGGCTGATGCGTTTGACCTTGGAGTTGAGGAGAATAGGAACATCCAGGACATTAAGAAAAGCTTTCGGGAGAAGGTCTGATCCACCAGTCACTTCGTCGTACCTTAAAAACAAATACTTGTTTGAGTGCAGTGTTGTAGAGAGGTGCAAATTTCCAATATGTCAATATGGTATGTTTATGTACAGTTACATTTATAGGTTATGATTTAAACTGGGAGAGCAACATTCAGGCATACATGTCAAAGGAGTTTTGCTGCCGGTTGATAAAAACAACTTTCAGTTTCATCTAAGTTAAGGTCAACAATGTACCTTACATAGTGCTACATGTAAAGCCACTGGCTTACTGTCTTTCAGATGAAAATATAATATTTACTGGTTTTCTCTTGAAGCCAGTAAACAGTGTACAACTTTATTTTCCCAGACATTTCATGACCACCTCACATTTACTGGCTAGGGGATGGATAATTTTTTAACTCATAAAATTCATCAAAATATATACActcattaaaaaatatattccaATCTTGAATAGTTGACAGTGTGGGATGTAGGGCCTTACCTAATGTCGTCATTGATGTCAGCCTGGTGATAGATCGTCTCTGTCAACGCTGTGTGCATAAGGCTATTTGTATTAAGAAGGTCTCCAATCATCCTTATTGCTTCTGAACTCAGATCTCCTTCTTCTTTCAGATACTCCTATTAAACAAAGTTCCATGTAATGCTGTCAGGGTGGCTCAGAAAGAAAGATTAACCTGCGTTAAAACCAAATCTTTGGATTACATGTTTTCCACTCTGTTTTCAAATTTAAATCAAAAATTATGAATGTACGGAAGTTTCAGTAAcaacttgtttgttttcaaatgctaaacCATTGAAATGGCATGTGAAAATAATGTTCTcattttacaacattttataaCATCGTTGTGTTTTACCTTCACAGTGTACTTGTCATATTTTTTCAGCGCAGCCTCGCAGTCATCAATCATGTCATCTTTCACCTACAAGAAACCGGAACAATTCACTCATTTATCTATTGAGCTGATGGTGTCACCATGAGTCAAACTGAACTTTAATTTGCCTATAATGAATCATGAATGTGTAACTCGACTGTATGGTCTAGCCTGACACAAAAAGGCACCAAGTGGAAGCGCTTAGAGGTTGGGCCCACCAAACAGCAATGCCAGTAGTTCAATGTTTATCTAATTTTCATATAGCTCAGACTTTAAACATGTCCTCTTTTAACCTTACTGGCCGGAACAGCTTAACAGTAAACTCTGACTTCTGCAATTAGTGAATTTCCTGGACCTGGTAGGTCCAATATTGAGGAAGCTATCCCATTAGATATGTTGCACCATGTTTTATATAACCCTTCTATGATGATAGACTACTCTacaataaagaaaaatacatttgctTTCCAAGGATGTGTGAATTTGTGTAACTTTCTTTCCatccctccttcctttcttctgtCTGACGTACCTTCTTCAAAGCTTTTTCTAACAGTTCGTCGGCTGACTTCCCCTTCTCACTTGGCATCACGTTGTAATTCAGAATGTCAGGGTTACTTTTCACTATTTCTGACTCCACACGCAACTCATTAACGAAGTAAAAGGTGTGGGGGTCATCCATGATGAATTCATTCAGCTTGACCTTTAGCTTTTCAGCAAACCGACGGATGATTCTGGTGACAAAGGGGATGGTGGTTAGCTTATTACTGTAATATATCTTTACCTTTTTTAACCCAGACAGTAAACGATGACATTCACTAACTACTCTTGATGTTTAGGTAAGACATTTATTGGTGGCACCTGTAACAATCTTACATCATTTGAGTTTTAAGTTAACAAGACAGCAACAACAGTGGCAGCCTCCAAGGGCCTCAACAACAAAACTCACCTTCTACTATTTTGAAGTAACTCACCATGTTATTTTTATGTAAATAAACCGGAATGTTTAGCTAGATTAGTTAGATAACATAACTCTGAGTCAGTTCCACTGTATCGATAATAAAACCTTTACAGTAGCTTAACTATTAATTTCTTTTTGATTCTATCCAAGTTTAATTTTGATCTCACCTTTAGtattttaaataattataataacagTAATATGGATGGTTTCCTTGCAAATCAACCCCATTAAAAGCTTCATCAGCATCCTTTTTACACAATCATGTTGTCTGAAACAGGGAAGGGTTGCATGCCATGTTTATATGTAAATGCCCAACTGAATGTTTTTAAAACTTAAACTCACTGGTGAGTACTTGGGATCCTCATGGCTCCCAGGTCAGCATACCAGCCCTCTTCTTCATTCCTGTAGGTCTCCACCCGTCCTCCAACACGACCACTAGACTCTATTATGGTTACCTTGtcagaacagaaaaatacaaacaGATAAATACACAATAAGGCCATTATGTAATGTCTCAAAGGTAGTAGGTTTGGCATTGCTACAACTGGGCAGCCTAAAGCCCTCTTTGGTGGAAGTTAAAGCTTACAAACTCATGCTATGTAAGTTGAGAAAGTGGTACCCCAGATCTCATTCAGatcagtgtccaacataacctCATAACCTGTCTTAGGCAGAGGAGTAGTTCAACTCTGTGTCTCCATAGATGATGGGAGACGTAACAGCAGAATAAGACAGTGCTGCCTCAAACACTCCCATCCTGCCAAGGTCATGGAGGAAGTAAACATATATCACATTCTGTCTGTGCTGAGGTATTTGGGTTAAGCATCTGTGCGGCACCCTCAATATCTCCGTTGACATTGAAGGTTTAGCTAAACTTAATGGCTCCAGCATTAGTTTAAATATACCTTCAGgtagacaggaacttcagagagttgggacggcaCGACATGACATCCTGGTTAACCTGTACGGCCTGCCTAATTTTCTCCTCAACAGAGATtccattaaatgcttctgtgtaagtcaTTAAAGTCTACCTACCTTTATGTATGTGAATATCAATTGTGCTTCTCCTgtgttaatgtttaatatgtttgtttgttatgtATGCACttatcaccaaggcaaattccacgtaggctaactactgtggcaataaattcctttctgattctgactttttcccttttttttggcAGGACTAGAAGGAAGATTAGATTCCGAGAAAAACCCACACACAGTACATACACTTAAAACCTAGCATCATTAATTATAGAATTTCAAtaatatattttcaaaatgACTCCATGAACTTTCTTTATGTAACATTAAGTTgacagtggagctgctcagtggccagcagatcagactgtggttgtactgggcagcttccaggtatgaatgtggaactgtgtgaatgtgatcagggcgttcctgcaaaagagaggctgcctctcagtgaacctcccctgaataaataaaggttaaaaaaataaataaataaataaataaaaaaaaattactgcTTTCAAAGCAGATACATCAAATAAACCTTTAGGTTGTACAATGAAAATGATGCATTAGCATTAATATTGTGAATTTGAAGTTGCCAGGTTGCAATGGAAGAGTAAATCATGTCTAAATGTGTAGTGACTCAGCAGAGGTAACATTAAATGAGAAAAGCTAATCTACAGGAGAATAGGCCTAGCCCCCCATTTCAAATGTGTCCCCACCAGTGTTGAAATAAAACCAACCACATCATAGGTAAGCTGTAGTTCCAACCGGCAACATTTGGGCTAATAGTCTGACTTTCTAACCTCAGGGCTACCAAATGTCTAAGTAGAGATGTAaaaattcaaaatgttgctgtaAAATTAatatctcagaaataattgcttttaacaatatatttgtctcttttagtcaaatttatcccaggatacatcttttgttatATATCACTGTTGTGTGACCCAGATACGCAAGTACAGAGCCTATGAAGTGAACcacacctctttattatcataaagcAATGTATTTTTGCTTGAATTAACATAACATTgacaaaagaaaatgaatcCCAATCAATGAAAAACAAAGCAATAATCATTAACAAAACACAGAGTGTGTTCGATTTCACTGGTTTGAgacacatatctggaacaacctcccagaaaactgcaggtctgctggtaactctcagttcttttaaatcaaggctgaagacctatctttttgatgttgcctttctttaaataactgttcatttcttatactgaagttgcattgttgacactgtatgacaatctatataagcatataaagagaaattcctattttatctgcttttatatatttaactgttttaactgctcttcaatctttaatttcttatactgcactgtaacttttattctcgtattttatctgttttaaatttttttaatctgttttcatgtaaagcacttcgaattgccctgttgctgaatctagtggtatttttgaacagataacggACATATTTCTGAGAATTTCTCCAACGCGGGTGTGACATAGATTAGAACTAAAAAAACACGGGTTTGACAATAGATTATCATTACAAGGACCACGTCTGTGAACTGGTCAGATTTAGTCTGTGAACTAGGTCAATAAGAAAGACAACGTCTGTGAACTTGTCAGATATTTCTGTGAACTTATCAAGAGACAGACTGTGAACTGTCCCGGTTTTAGCAAGGTTTACTGAGATTAAACTAAGCTTTGTAGCAACAAGTAAAAAGTAGAACTACTGCAATCTTGTAATGGGTAACGAAAACACCAAGTaaccgtttttttttgtttttgttttttttatcatttttacctgcactttgatgttttaatttgctttgttttttgtttttttaatcgttttctaactgtgttttaatgttttatgtaaagcactttgaattgccctgttgctgaaatgtgctatacaaatacagctgccttgccttgccttacagcCCCTTTACTAATTTAACAAAGCACAACAGTAGATTAAACACAACTGACGGACTAactacattaataaaacacatataAAGGTGCTTCGGTGGATTTTTAACGTTCAAAAGCTGACCTGACTTGCAACTGCGGGTGGAGCGTTCTCTGGTAGGAGTCCATAGGATCATATGATAGCTACTGTTAGGTGATGCTACGCGGGTATTGGAAACGTGTTTGATGGatgcaaaaaaaacagtgcCCCATCTCATTAAAAAAATGCTCTAATGCTTTAATTGCGgttagacatttttttaataattgttacaggcctacatCCAAGTTGCCCAACTATAGTTTCTACGAGCCCACCCTCATATAGCAGGTAAAAACCGGCCCTACCATGTAGTGGTCTTTATACCAATATCAGCTTGTTGCACGTACCTTGTGTCCTGCGTCTTGCAGCAGCTTGGCAGCCGTCAATCCAGCCATGCCAGCTCCCACAATAACAACATGATgaggtgtgtttatgtgcgggAGGCCATTCATCACAGTATCCAGCAGATTATCATAGTCGTTGTCCTTCAGACAAACAGCCATCCTTTTCTTCAAGCTGACAGCATCAGCAGGGCTGTGGTAGAgtgtgagcagcagcagcagcaccacacTGACGGCTACTTATCACACAAAAAGAGAAGCATACCCAAGTTGGAAACGTTTAGCAACGTATTTTTATTAAGTCTTACAGAGTTTTACTGATCCAAAATCTAAATGAGCAACTAAATGCGAGACACTTGACTACTTGACCTTGTTTGCATCACATTTACAGACATTTTCTGATGCTGTTATGAATAAAGATTTACAACATAAGTATAATAAAACTTTTCTGGAAGGATTTTGTTTTTGGCCAAGCCTAATTCTTCTAGACATTGTCTCAAATACATTCCTTTGAAGTCAAGCAGAACTAAATATATCCTCATTTCACAATAGAGTGATGAAATCCAAAGTGTACCAGTGTAAAGCTGAACTCAAACACTGATTTCTTCAATGGGTCTGAATTGTAGATAGGGACTATATCAAGGAACTGAGCAGACTACACGTGCACCTTAAGCACATATTTGACTCTGCTATTCATACAGACACCTAACTCTGCACCTGGCCCATGCAGCCCTTTTGGAATCAATGCCTCGGGCCATTTAGCTACTACAAACTGGATCAGATTGACAATAACATGAACAAATTGTCATCACAAAATAAAGAAGTTTAAAGAGAGTTCTTGTTTAATGGATAATATcttaaatattaattttactAGAAAATACTCACACAATTTCCATCTTGCCCCATGCAGATCCATCTCAGTAGGTCTGTGcaattaatatataaaaaataatcgtGATCATGATTTCGGCTATCagtgatcacaaaaacagaatgattgagaaaaacaattatttagctcattacgttttgcaagttgactcttattttctcttgtgttctgaatgaaaaaataaagtttaaataggaaaagtattaaggcaaatttcacagttgtatgtgttccactgtttttgaagttcagtaattgcaacatctttccagaagtcaacgagtaattgtgttaaattatcgtgatttcaatatcgaCCGAAAGAATCATGACTATATTTTTTTCCGTAATCGAGCAGCCTTACATCTCAGTTATTAATCCTGCCTTCTTTCCCACTTTGGTGATATAAAGAGGATTTAGGtatcagaaataaaaaaaattataaagttgatgaaaaGACAGAGACATGAGAAGATATATTTTTATAGTAAAATTGTAATGATAGTCTGAGTTAAGAAAAAATACAGATTCTTACCGTTTAAAGAGCTTAAATGTCAACATCTGCTGTAAGAGTAACTTGAAGTGATGGGGAAACCTCTTATATACGTGTTGTTTTTTCCCCTCATCTAACTGGTTTAACTGGATCCATCACCACTCACCTGCACAAGAATATTGTTCTTGGCAGGACTTTTAAGATTGaagtttggaaaaaaacaacttgaacacacacacatattcccaTGAAGTGTTTTGATCAGTTCTGTGGAAGTCGGACCTTCAAAAGAATATTCTTGTCAGGACTAGAAGGAAGATTagatcacacaatcacacacagacacaatcacacacacacacacacacacacacacacacacacacacacacacatgcacacacacgcacacgcacacgcacacgcacacacacacacacacacacacacacaatcacacacacacacacacacacacacacacacagacacaattacacacacacacacacacgcacacgcacacacacacacacacacacacacacagacacaatcacacacacacacacacacacacacacacacagacacaattacacacacacgcatgcacgcacacgcacacacacacacacacacacacacacacacacacacagacacaatcacacacatacacacacgcacacacacacacacacacacacacacatgcacacacacgcac
The sequence above is drawn from the Sander lucioperca isolate FBNREF2018 chromosome 17, SLUC_FBN_1.2, whole genome shotgun sequence genome and encodes:
- the LOC116052146 gene encoding L-amino-acid oxidase-like: MDLHGARWKLSVSVVLLLLLTLYHSPADAVSLKKRMAVCLKDNDYDNLLDTVMNGLPHINTPHHVVIVGAGMAGLTAAKLLQDAGHKVTIIESSGRVGGRVETYRNEEEGWYADLGAMRIPSTHQIIRRFAEKLKVKLNEFIMDDPHTFYFVNELRVESEIVKSNPDILNYNVMPSEKGKSADELLEKALKKVKDDMIDDCEAALKKYDKYTVKEYLKEEGDLSSEAIRMIGDLLNTNSLMHTALTETIYHQADINDDIRYDEVTGGSDLLPKAFLNVLDVPILLNSKVKRISQSNKGVVVSYQTGQQSSLTDLSADVVLVTTTAKAALFIDFDPPLSIKKMEALRAVHYDSSTKIILTFSEKFWEKDGIRGGKSITDWPSRFIYYPSHSFPTNEKIGVLLASYTWSDDSLLFLGLSDEDLKELALRDLAKIHGEEVKSLCTGVVVKRWSADPHSLGAFALFTPYQHLEYSEELFRREGRVHFAGEHTAFPHAWIETSMKSAIRAATNIYKDAARMQHHVEL